GTCAGGGCGTCGGCGGTCTCCGGGCTTGCCCCGTACATCGACACGGTGATCTTGTGCGGCTGACGCCTTCTGAACGCGTCCAGCAGGTCTTCCCGGTAGAGGCGGGAGCCGTTGGTCAAGATCTCCATCATCATCCCGGCCGCGTGGGCTCGATCGTACGAGGGCACGAAGTCCGGGTCGATGAGCGGTTCGCCGCCGGTGATCTCGAACCAGATGACGCCCATGTCGCGCAGCATGTCGATCAGACGCAGCTTGTCCGCGAGCGGTAGCCCGGCGAAGGGGCGTTGTTCGAGGTAGCAGTGCTCACAGGAGAAGTTGCATCCCTTGTTGATCTCCCATGAGGCGCGGCTGTACGTGACCGGCAGAACCGACGGTGGCCGGACCACAAGCGCCTCGTTGACCGGGCGCGCCGTCAGGTCCAACCCCCACGCCTGTCGCGCTACCTCGGCGAACCAGCCGGGCATGACCGCGTTCTGATCGGCCAGGTCGGCAAGCTCGGCGTAGTACCTGGAGGGAAGCTGCATGGCCGCGTTCTGACCCGCCCGGACAGCGATGAACTTGTCCTCCTGCGGACTGACGATTGCCTGGTACATCGGTCCTCCTGTCCTGGTCAGTCAGTGGTGGCGCGTGAGCGCGGGCGGGCGTGACGGGAGCGGGGGCATCCGCCACGCCCGCCCACTCCCGTCAGGAGGGCCGGCTCTGACGGGCTTCGAGAGGGCTCGGGTTTCAGCGGGAGGTCGCGTCGATCAGGCGGTTGGGCGTTCGGGGAATCCAGCCCATGAACCGTGGCCAGAAGTCGATGTCGGCGGGCTTGGGGTGCCGGACCGCATCCGCGATGGCTTCGTGCATGTGGGCTGCCATGTACATCCGGAGTAGGAGCCGTGAATGCCGGAAGGTCCTCAGCAGCGCAGCGCGTCTCTCCTCGCACGGCCACGCCTGACCACAGCTCGACACCTTGCACGTCCAGTCGGGTCGCGAGGGAGCGTGGAGAGTCGCTGTCTCAGCCATCGGTTCTCCCTCCTGACCGTTGCCGCCCGCCGCCCCTCGCTCGGTTGCTGAGAGCGGCGGGCGGGGCACTGGTGAGTCGATGAGGTGCATCGACGCGAAAACGATCGCATCTGCGCAGCCTCGGACACACCTCTGTGGTCGGTCGTGGACGATCGGATCTGTGTGTAGGGCTGAGCTGCGGATACACCCATGATCGACGTCGCTTGCCCATTCGAGTGGGCAACAGTAGCGTGGCCGTCACGACCGGTGATGACGGATGGCTCGGCATCGGTGACGGAGAGGCCGGAATGGGAGCAGCGGCACAACGCAGCCAGTCCCCGCAGGCGCGCGGACGAGAGCTGGCACGACAGGGCAAGGATCTCTACATGGAATGCGGGTCGGTCAGCGCCGCCGCTCGCGAGCTGATGAACCGGCACCAGGATCTGCCCAGCATCCAGGCGCATCGGTACGCGGCGGGGCTGTCACAGGATCAAGCCGCAGCCCGGTACAACACCGTTGCCGGTAATCAGACCACTCTTGGTGGAACCACCATCAACGCGTGGGAGAGCTGGGCACGAGCGCGGGGAAGCGCGGGAGCCGGATCACCACCGTCGTTCGCCAGTCTGCTGATCCTCGCTACCGCGTACGGGCGTGGCCCGCATGGCACC
This genomic window from Catenuloplanes niger contains:
- a CDS encoding radical SAM protein translates to MYQAIVSPQEDKFIAVRAGQNAAMQLPSRYYAELADLADQNAVMPGWFAEVARQAWGLDLTARPVNEALVVRPPSVLPVTYSRASWEINKGCNFSCEHCYLEQRPFAGLPLADKLRLIDMLRDMGVIWFEITGGEPLIDPDFVPSYDRAHAAGMMMEILTNGSRLYREDLLDAFRRRQPHKITVSMYGASPETADALTQTRGAFKNAYRGLVAAAAAGLPVEVTLIITKHNVAELDEMRAMVRDLGLRFKEYASISPTYTGKGSTLATQVPDLIGKSDVFQGCPAGHTSFHVDPHGFATMCKVGRDNPISLITEGPQGLLRLPGIADAQMLRTGGCTGCKLSSTCRVCRPMARVYQEAKAPLSHYCQHGMKEAS